The stretch of DNA ACATTATTCACAATAAAATAGAGTGAATAATTTTATTTACCAAGCACGCAGTGTCATATAGGGAGCTCGAGCAGGATTCAACACCCTAAGTTCTTTTTTAGCACTGACCGGGATTTTGCCCTGATATTTCGCGCCCCGCCCGGGACAGTCAAAGTGTCGCGTGCGAAACCCTTTAGACCTTTGCACCTAGACGCCATATAAGTCCTGAGCCTTTGTTGAGGCCTGTTTTCCTAGCGTCTTCCTAATGACCGGCACACAGACATGACCAGCACTCCAGCCCGCCCAACCGCCAAAAAATGCGAGACAATGGCCGACGTCCGCCGCGAAATTGACCGGCTGGACCGCGAACTGGTGCTGCTGATGGCAGAACGCCTGCGCTACATCGAAGAAGCCGCAAAAGTGAAGCAGGACCGCAACCGCGTCCGCGATGAAGACCGCATCGAGGATGTGGTCGCCAAGGTCCTGGCAGAATCAGACAAGGTCGGCCTCGCCCGCGAAGTCGCAGAGCCCGTCTGGCGGCTCCTCATCGAGCGCTCAATTGCGCATGAGTATGTAAGGTTCGACGCTGAAAAGTCCGCCGCCGAATAATCCTACTCGCCCGCCGCGCGATGGTGTCGCGGCAAGGCACCGGCTTTGACCGCATCCCCAATATGCACATTGGTGAAATGGAACCAGAAGTCTGAGTTGTAGACGTCCGGTGACCGATCCACACGGCACTGGAAGCCGATGGACAGATCCTCCCATGGCAGACCGTTGGCGATCACGTGCCACAGGCTATCCTTCCGAACACGGATGAGAAGCCGACGCGGCCCCGCCTTTCCACGCCCCATCTCGAAAGCATGCGCCACCGCATCCGCTGCCATGATACTGGCCTGGGGCGAGTGGCCGGTGAAATCCACAATGGCGCCGGCGACATCCACGCCACCGAAGTTACGCGCCGTGGGCACCACATAGACAATCAGATCATCCTGAAACACAGAAGCTTCAAAGTACGCCTTGAGCGCGGCGGCATCATACGCCTCGCCTTCATGGCTCATGGCCGAGATGTAGCCCTGACAATAGGCCGGCGTCACATCATAGAGCCGTCCCCCCTCATAGGATGACGCTGTCACCTCGTCCCCATCGAACACCACAATGTCCGTTTCCAGCGGATCAAAGAACAGCACATCCTCCATCCGTCCTTCGAGATAGCGGCAGATGTCAGCACTCGTGTTCTTGGCATTCAACGCTTTGGTCGGCGCGTCCTCGGGTGCTGCCTCGGTGAAGTACCCGGCATAAGGCATCACTGCAGTTGGTCCGGCCGCGTCCACATAGCGTTCTGCCATGTCGCGAACAGCCACCCGGTTTCGGGCAGCGATCCGCACCTTCTCATCGTCGCTGACAGTATCAAACGTCACCGGGTACCCGCTGGCGCCACCGGCAAAAGCCGTCAGCAGAATGTCCGGGCTTTCAGGCAGCACAAAATTGTTCAGCTTGTTGCTGTCCACACTGAGCAAAGCGGAGTGGCCGCCACCTTCAACCCAGATACCGCTGTCGTCGCGAAAATCACCGGCCTGCAGAACGGACACACGTGCCCCCGTGTCTCCCGCCTCATACACATGGTTGAACTGCGCCGCGTGCACAGTATCGAAACCAAGCTCGCGCAATGGTCCGACCGTCGAACCGGAATCAAAATCCGGGGCGATGATCGGCATGTCCCGGCGCAGCTTTTCCAGCGTCTCGCGGTGCAGATGGTCAGGATGGTTGTGCGAGATGTAAACCAGATCCGCAGAGTTCAGGATCTCAAGGGCATCCTCTGGCGGTGTGACCGCATGCCACCAGCCGGTGACAAAACACGGCCCCATCAGCCAGGGGTCAGTGACAATGCGCAGGCCTGCCACATCAATGGCAATACACGCATGCGCCAGAAACCGGACCGTCATCGGCGCAGGGTCTGTCGAAACCGTCCGCGCAGGTGCCTCAAGCACATAGCGCGTGCGCTCATATTCAAGCGCCCCGTTCTTCACTTCAAATTCAAGAGCGTGCTTCGAGGTCTGCGCGTTGACGTAACTGCGCGTCTCAAGATTGAGCTTCCAGCCATGCAGCGGACAAGTGGCGGACGCACCGGACTTGTCCAGAACCAGTTTGCCCGACGCATGGTCACACACCCGGTCAATGGCCCAAAGTACATCGCCAGACGCGTTCAGATGAAAAATGATGTCATCCGTCTGGTGTGTGCCCTCACCGCGTCCGTCCAGTTCCACACGACAAACATCTGTCGCCTGAGCCTTCCGGCTAAACACGCCCTGGTCGATCAGCTGCATATCAACAAGCCCCCTACTCGGCCTCTACTCTGCCGCGCGCACCAGCCCTCGCTGCGACATCAAAAAATCGGCAAATGCAAAATCTGTTTCCGTATCAATATCGACGGAGCGCTCTGCAGGCATTTCAAACAGATGCGTATCCGCGAACCACAAACCGTCTCCGTCCATCAGCGCATCGCGCCGCCAGACATAGATGGATCCATTGAGATCAAAGCAGCGCGGCGCGTCCTGACGGCGCACAACGTCATCCGTCGGTGGCTTGGACAGCGCCACGGCGCCATCGCTCTGCTCTTCAACGAGATTGAAATAGGGAGACGACTTGGCTTCCGTCCCTGAAATGACATTGGACACCCCAAGCCGGGCCTGCAGGGCAATAGCACCTGCAATATCATCAGCAACCCGGGTCGGTGAGGTCGGCTGCAGGTCGGTGATCGTGTCAAACGTCAGACCCAGCCGCGCTTCAATCTCAGCAACACAGTGGCGCAGTCCCGGCAACTTGCCAGCTTCGTCACTGGCCATGTCGTCCGGACGCCGTACAAGATGGGTCGCCCCCGCAGCCTTGCCCGCCTCCAGAATGTCGTCGGCATCGCTGGAGACAACAACCGCATCAAACAGGTTCGCTTCCAGCGCGTGCGCAACCGTATGGGCAATCAGCGGACGCCCGGCGATCATCCGGATGTTCTTGCCAGGCACGCCTTTGGAGCCGCCCCGCGCCAATATGGTCGCCAGCCGCGCCATCAGGCTCGCTTGCCTTTGGGAGTGAACACGTTGGAAAAATCCGTCCGCGCGCGCTCGAGATCATCAAACTGGCCGATGTCGATCCAGTATTCGTGCACCGGGAAAACGACCCCGTGTCCCTCACGCGCCAGCAAGTCATCAAACAGCGTGGTCATGTCATAGAAGTGCCCGTCCGGCACCAGGTCCAGCACGTCCGGCTCCAACGCATAGATACCGGAATTCACAAAGTAGCTGTGCTGCGGCTTTTCGGTGAGCTGCGTAATGCGGTTGCCCTGCGTTTCCACAACGCCGTAAGGCACCTGAAACTTGTACTCGCGCACACACATGGTGGCATCCGCCGTCTGGTCGCCGTGGAAATTCAGCAGGCGCCGGAAATCGATGTCGGTCACAAGGTCCGCATTCATCACGAGGAAGGGCGCCGGCGGCCTGTGTGGCAGCAAGGTCAGCGCGCCGGCCGTGCCCAGACGTGTTTCTTCTTCCAGATAGTCAATCTGCACGTCCCAGCGAGAGCCATCACCAAAGTGATCCCGCACCTGCTCAGCCAGATAATTAACCGCCAGAAAAATGCGGGTGAACCCCTGCCCGGCCAACTGCTCAATGATGGTTTCCAGAACAGGACGACCGCCAACAGGCACCAGCGGCTTTGGAATATCTTCTGTAATCGGACGAAGCCGTGTACCAAGCCCGCCCGCCATGATGACGATCCAGTTATCCGCGTCAGGCGCAGACAGCATGTCATCCAGTAGCTCAAGCCCCACCAGAAAACCCTGCGCATCAACAATCGGCAACTGCTTGACCCGACCGTCACGCATGTATCCCAGCAACACATCGCGGGCGAGGTCCGGCCCGGCCACGATGGGGTTTTCCTTCATGATCTCTCGCGCGGGCGTATCCAGTGACAGACCACGCAAGATACCGCGACGAATGTCACCATCCGTAATGGTGCCCAGCAGCTTGTGGTCATCACCGGCGACCAGCGCAATCTGCTTGGCCGTCTCGGTGATCCGTCGAATGACGTCCTCAAGCGGTGTATCGGGATCAAGACAGACATCCCGCCAGTTCGCGCGCGTCATGCCGATGTCTCCCGTTTCATGTCTTTTGCCGGAACGCCGGCCACACGGCCATTGGCCGGCACATCAGCGATCACAACGGCCCCTGCGGCCACCAACGCACCTGCGCCAATGGTCAGTCCCTGAATGATCCGCGCGCCCGCGCCCACATGTGCGCCGTCACCAATCGTCACGTCGCCACACAACACGGCCCCTGGTGCCACATGGGCATGGTCACCAATGCGGCAGTCATGATCCACAATCGCGCCTGTGTTGATGATCGTGTTGACGCCAATCACCGCGCCAGCCTGAATTGCAGCACCCAGCAGCACCTGCGCCGCATCGCCCAGCCGAACACTGGATGCAAGGCTGGCTGTTGGGTGGACAAGAATGGGCAGCCCGTGACCGTGCTCCTTGAATTTTCGATAGAGGCTGCGCCGCAAGGACGCGTCGCCCGTTGAGCCAACGCCCAGCGCCAGATCAGCAGACCCCGGCGTGATGTCATCAAGCACCGCATCGCTGCCCAGCCAGTCGACGCCTTCAAGAACTGTCTTGCAGCTCGGCGCAACAAATCCGCGGACCGGACGGCCAAGCGCCGACAGTACATCCGCCACCACATGTGCATGTCCACCGCCACCAATCAGAATGGTATCGCGTGGCACAGCGTCAGTGGCCGTCTGTGATGTGGCAGAGGCACTCATTCAACGGCCTCGTCAATGTCATAGGCACGACCTGCCGGTGTTCCCAGCAGCGACCAGAAATCCATCGGCGCACGCCCTTTGCCCGGTCGTTTCACTGTGAGATTGTCTTCCGTGAAAACATCACCTGCTGCGATCGGCTGCGCTGCCACCAGCGACTTGCGCGCGACGATGATGTTCTTGCGTTCCGCCTCGCCCGGCGCTTTGACGCTTGAACCCAGCGCCACCTGCGCTTCGCGGATCATGGCAATCATCGACGCCAGATCGTCAGGCTCAAGGGACGCCTTGTGGTCCGGCCCCGGCATCCCGCGATCAAGGGTGAAGTGCTTTTCAATCAGCGTGGCGCCCTGCCCGACTGCAAGAACCGGAATAGCCAGTCCTGCGGTGTGGTCGGAATAGCCCGTCTGCACACCAAACGCCCGCCCCATGGTCGCCATGGCATTCATGTTCACCGCTTCAGGCGGCGTTGGATAATCGGTGGTGCAATGAAGGACGGTCACCCGGTCCCGCAAGGCATCGCGCCCCTGCTGGCTGGCATAGGCTGCTTCAAACGCTGCCGCACACGGCGCTTCGTTTCCGCCGGTCATGCCAAAAGCCACAACCCCAAGCGCTGCTTCCACGTCACCCAGCGTCGCCATGCCGGTAGACAGGATCATGGGCAGGCCGCTGCGCGCCGCCTCAAGAACCAAAGGTGCATTGGTCAGTTCGCCGGAGGGTATCTTGATCCGTTTGATGCCCATCTCGCCCACAAGAAATTTCAGGCTCTCGGTGTCAAACGCGGTCGACAGAAATTCGATGCCCGTTGTCTCGCAGGCACGGGCCAGTTCGTGGTGATGGTCTGCGGGCAGTTCCAGCGCACGCAACATATCAAGCTGCGATTGCTCGCTGCCGGTCTCGCGCGCCTGATAGACAGCCTTGGGCGCAGTAGCTGCTGCCAGGGCATCCGCCTTGAATGTCTGAAATTTGACGATGTCTGCACCGGCCACAGCCGCCGCATCCACAAGCGCCAGCGCTGTTTCCAGCGACCCGTTGTGGTTCACGCCCGCTTCAGCAATGACAGTGACATGCTGGCTCACCGCACCACCTCCAGCGCTGTGGTGCCCGCGCGCATGTCATCCACGCTGCGCTCGGCGCCAGAAAAATGCATGTGCTTGATCAAGAGAC from Pyruvatibacter sp. HU-CL02332 encodes:
- a CDS encoding nucleotidyltransferase family protein, translated to MTRANWRDVCLDPDTPLEDVIRRITETAKQIALVAGDDHKLLGTITDGDIRRGILRGLSLDTPAREIMKENPIVAGPDLARDVLLGYMRDGRVKQLPIVDAQGFLVGLELLDDMLSAPDADNWIVIMAGGLGTRLRPITEDIPKPLVPVGGRPVLETIIEQLAGQGFTRIFLAVNYLAEQVRDHFGDGSRWDVQIDYLEEETRLGTAGALTLLPHRPPAPFLVMNADLVTDIDFRRLLNFHGDQTADATMCVREYKFQVPYGVVETQGNRITQLTEKPQHSYFVNSGIYALEPDVLDLVPDGHFYDMTTLFDDLLAREGHGVVFPVHEYWIDIGQFDDLERARTDFSNVFTPKGKRA
- a CDS encoding acylneuraminate cytidylyltransferase family protein, which translates into the protein MARLATILARGGSKGVPGKNIRMIAGRPLIAHTVAHALEANLFDAVVVSSDADDILEAGKAAGATHLVRRPDDMASDEAGKLPGLRHCVAEIEARLGLTFDTITDLQPTSPTRVADDIAGAIALQARLGVSNVISGTEAKSSPYFNLVEEQSDGAVALSKPPTDDVVRRQDAPRCFDLNGSIYVWRRDALMDGDGLWFADTHLFEMPAERSVDIDTETDFAFADFLMSQRGLVRAAE
- a CDS encoding MBL fold metallo-hydrolase → MQLIDQGVFSRKAQATDVCRVELDGRGEGTHQTDDIIFHLNASGDVLWAIDRVCDHASGKLVLDKSGASATCPLHGWKLNLETRSYVNAQTSKHALEFEVKNGALEYERTRYVLEAPARTVSTDPAPMTVRFLAHACIAIDVAGLRIVTDPWLMGPCFVTGWWHAVTPPEDALEILNSADLVYISHNHPDHLHRETLEKLRRDMPIIAPDFDSGSTVGPLRELGFDTVHAAQFNHVYEAGDTGARVSVLQAGDFRDDSGIWVEGGGHSALLSVDSNKLNNFVLPESPDILLTAFAGGASGYPVTFDTVSDDEKVRIAARNRVAVRDMAERYVDAAGPTAVMPYAGYFTEAAPEDAPTKALNAKNTSADICRYLEGRMEDVLFFDPLETDIVVFDGDEVTASSYEGGRLYDVTPAYCQGYISAMSHEGEAYDAAALKAYFEASVFQDDLIVYVVPTARNFGGVDVAGAIVDFTGHSPQASIMAADAVAHAFEMGRGKAGPRRLLIRVRKDSLWHVIANGLPWEDLSIGFQCRVDRSPDVYNSDFWFHFTNVHIGDAVKAGALPRHHRAAGE
- a CDS encoding NeuD/PglB/VioB family sugar acetyltransferase, encoding MSASATSQTATDAVPRDTILIGGGGHAHVVADVLSALGRPVRGFVAPSCKTVLEGVDWLGSDAVLDDITPGSADLALGVGSTGDASLRRSLYRKFKEHGHGLPILVHPTASLASSVRLGDAAQVLLGAAIQAGAVIGVNTIINTGAIVDHDCRIGDHAHVAPGAVLCGDVTIGDGAHVGAGARIIQGLTIGAGALVAAGAVVIADVPANGRVAGVPAKDMKRETSA
- the neuB gene encoding N-acetylneuraminate synthase — its product is MSQHVTVIAEAGVNHNGSLETALALVDAAAVAGADIVKFQTFKADALAAATAPKAVYQARETGSEQSQLDMLRALELPADHHHELARACETTGIEFLSTAFDTESLKFLVGEMGIKRIKIPSGELTNAPLVLEAARSGLPMILSTGMATLGDVEAALGVVAFGMTGGNEAPCAAAFEAAYASQQGRDALRDRVTVLHCTTDYPTPPEAVNMNAMATMGRAFGVQTGYSDHTAGLAIPVLAVGQGATLIEKHFTLDRGMPGPDHKASLEPDDLASMIAMIREAQVALGSSVKAPGEAERKNIIVARKSLVAAQPIAAGDVFTEDNLTVKRPGKGRAPMDFWSLLGTPAGRAYDIDEAVE
- a CDS encoding chorismate mutase is translated as MTSTPARPTAKKCETMADVRREIDRLDRELVLLMAERLRYIEEAAKVKQDRNRVRDEDRIEDVVAKVLAESDKVGLAREVAEPVWRLLIERSIAHEYVRFDAEKSAAE